A DNA window from Hevea brasiliensis isolate MT/VB/25A 57/8 chromosome 2, ASM3005281v1, whole genome shotgun sequence contains the following coding sequences:
- the LOC110669502 gene encoding uncharacterized protein LOC110669502, translating into MTKTSNTITRRSEEPTTDYAERVEGFLTQVGIYASIPESNKSTDFYSNLIRDLLKVDLVQAGRISCVFSVLPFVANYYNGMHGGAVAAIAEKVAIACARTVLAEGKEISLGELSICYLSAAPQNEVVVDGSVVKSCN; encoded by the exons ATGACCAAAACATCCAACACCATCACTCGGCGATCAGAAGAACCAACAACAGATTATGCAGAAAGAGTTGAAGGCTTTTTGACCCAAGTTGGAATCTACGCATCTATTCCTGAAAGCAACAAATCCACGGATTTCTATTCCAATCTCATTCGCGATCTGCTCAAGGTCGACCTTGTCCAAGCCGGACGCATCTCCTGCGTCTTCTCTGTCCTACCCTTTGTCGCC AATTACTATAATGGGATGCATGGAGGGGCCGTTGCAGCTATAGCTGAGAAAGTAGCCATTGCGTGTGCTAGAACTGTTTTAGCTGAGGGTAAGGAAATCTCTCTTGGTGAATTGAGCATCTGTTATCTCTCAGCCGCACCCCAAAAT GAGGTGGTAGTTGATGGTTCTGTAGTGAAGAGTTGCAATTGA
- the LOC110669495 gene encoding uncharacterized protein LOC110669495, translating to MANTKNSSTTTTTVSPEEKASSSSIAAAVSKALPSQYVHEVESFFIRKGISSPLAENHKSLDFYSHLFRHLLKVNHVYNGRVSCFFSVLPAFINIFNGLHGGVTGAIAERVAIACARTVLAEDKELFLGELSMSYLSAAPLNEVCVADVSIVSSGRNLTVVAMEFKIKNTGKVVCTARATFYHMPIAKL from the exons ATGGCAAACACTAAGAATTCttcaaccaccaccaccactgtCTCCCCGGAAGAAAAAGCGTCATCTTCTTCAATAGCAGCTGCGGTCTCCAAAGCATTGCCTTCACAGTATGTGCACGAGGTTGAAAGTTTTTTCATCCGCAAGGGAATTTCAAGCCCTCTCGCTGAAAATCACAAATCCTTGGATTTCTATTCCCATCTCTTTCGCCATCTTCTCAAAGTCAACCATGTCTACAATGGACGCGTCTCTTGCTTCTTCTCCGTCCTACCGGCTTTCATC AATATTTTCAATGGACTGCACGGAGGAGTTACTGGAGCTATAGCAGAGAGAGTGGCAATTGCTTGCGCTAGAACAGTATTGGCCGAGGACAAGGAACTCTTTCTTGGCGAATTGAGCATGTCTTATCTCTCTGCCGCTCCACTAAAC GAGGTTTGTGTAGCTGATGTGTCTATTGTGAGTAGTGGAAGAAATTTGACTGTAGTTGCAATGGAgttcaaaatcaagaacactggGAAAGTGGTCTGCACCGCTCGAGCTACATTCTACCACATGCCTATTGCCAAGTTATGA
- the LOC110669496 gene encoding uncharacterized protein LOC110669496 isoform X1 — MAKVSASSSSPSSSSSATVSKDLPSQYADAAEGFLVDTGISASFSDKYYSKDLYSDLIRSLLKTDQVRRGHVSCVFSVPPAVTNIYNGLFGGAIGAIAERVAIACARTVVAQDKELFPGELSMSYLSAAPQTEVVVVDGSVARSGRNITVVAIEFRIKKNRKLVYTARATLYHMPVAKL; from the exons ATGGCCAAAGTCtccgcttcttcttcttctccttcttcttcttcttcagcaacAGTCTCCAAAGACTTGCCTTCCCAGTATGCGGATGCAGCCGAAGGTTTTCTGGTTGACACGGGAATCTCCGCCTCCTTCTCTGACAAGTACTATTCTAAGGACTTGTATTCTGATCTCATTCGCTCTCTGCTAAAGACTGATCAGGTCCGACGTGGCCACGTCTCCTGCGTCTTCTCCGTCCCACCAGCCGTTACC AATATTTACAATGGATTATTCGGAGGGGCTATTGGAGCTATAGCAGAAAGAGTGGCAATTGCTTGTGCTAGAACTGTCGTGGCCCAGGATAAGGAACTCTTTCCTGGTGAATTGAGTATGTCTTATCTCTCAGCCGCACCTCAAACT GAAGTTGTGGTTGTTGATGGGTCTGTTGCGAGGAGTGGCAGAAACATAACTGTAGTTGCAATTGAGTTCAGAATCAAGAAAAACAGGAAGCTGGTGTATACTGCTCGTGCTACCTTATATCACATGCCCGTCGCCAAGTTATGA
- the LOC110669496 gene encoding uncharacterized protein LOC110669496 isoform X2 has translation MAKVSASSSSPSSSSSATVSKDLPSQYADAAEGFLVDTGISASFSDKYYSKDLYSDLIRSLLKTDQVRRGHVSCVFSVPPAVTNIYNGLFGGAIGAIAERVAIACARTVVAQDKELFPGELSMSYLSAAPQTLLRKLWLLMGLLRGVAET, from the exons ATGGCCAAAGTCtccgcttcttcttcttctccttcttcttcttcttcagcaacAGTCTCCAAAGACTTGCCTTCCCAGTATGCGGATGCAGCCGAAGGTTTTCTGGTTGACACGGGAATCTCCGCCTCCTTCTCTGACAAGTACTATTCTAAGGACTTGTATTCTGATCTCATTCGCTCTCTGCTAAAGACTGATCAGGTCCGACGTGGCCACGTCTCCTGCGTCTTCTCCGTCCCACCAGCCGTTACC AATATTTACAATGGATTATTCGGAGGGGCTATTGGAGCTATAGCAGAAAGAGTGGCAATTGCTTGTGCTAGAACTGTCGTGGCCCAGGATAAGGAACTCTTTCCTGGTGAATTGAGTATGTCTTATCTCTCAGCCGCACCTCAAACT CTTCTCAGGAAGTTGTGGTTGTTGATGGGTCTGTTGCGAGGAGTGGCAGAAACATAA
- the LOC110669494 gene encoding cell division protein FtsY homolog, chloroplastic has translation MATPAHLSLLFSKPSPPHRVLAFPKTGSNPHKKARFKCLASQSGFFTRLGRLIKEKAKSDVEKIFSGFSKTRDNLAVIDELLLYWNLAETDRVLDELEEVLLVSDFGPRITIKIVESLREDILAGKLKSGSEIKDTLKRIVLDLLIKKGNKVDLQLGFRKPAVVMIVGVNGGGKTTSLGKLAYRLKNEGAKILMAAGDTFRAAASDQLEIWAERTGCDIVVAEKEKAKASSVLSQAVKRGKEQGFDVVLCDTSGRLHTNYSLMEELIACKKAVGKVVPGAPNEILLVLDGNTGLNMLPQAREFNEVVGITGLILTKLDGSARGGCVVSVVDELGIPVKFVGVGEGVEDLQPFDAEAFVNAVFS, from the exons ATGGCTACTCCAGCTCATCTCTCACTCCTCTTCTCCAAACCTTCACCTCCACATCGAGTCCTTGCCTTCCCTAAAACCGGCTCCAATCCCCACAAAAAAGCACGGTTCAAATGCCTGGCTAGCCAGAGCGGGTTCTTCACACGACTTGGCAGGTTGATAAAAGAGAAGGCCAAAAGCGACGTGGAGAAAATCTTCTCAGGATTCTCTAAAACCAGAGACAACCTAGCCGTTATTGACGAACTCCTCCTCTATTGGAACCTCGCCGAGACCGACCGAGTCCTCGACGAACTCGAGGAG gTACTATTAGTATCTGATTTTGGGCCAAGAATCACTATTAAGATTGTGGAGAGCTTGAGGGAGGATATACTAGCTGGGAAGCTCAAATCAGGCAGCGAAATTAAG GATACTTTGAAGAGGATTGTACTTGATTTGTTAATTAAGAAAGGAAATAAGGTTGATCTTCAGCTTGGATTCAG GAAGCCGGCTGTTGTTATGATAGTTGGCGTCAATGGAGGTGGGAAGACAACGTCTCTTG GAAAGCTGGCATATAGATTGAAGAATGAGGGGGCAAAG ATATTAATGGCAGCAGGTGATACATTTAGGGCAGCTGCCAGTGATCAGCTGGAGATATGGGCTGAAAGAACCGGATGTGATATTGTTGTGGCTGAAAAGGAGAAGGCCAAAGCATCATCAG TTCTTTCACAGGCTGTGAAAAGAGGGAAAGAACAAGGCTTTGATGTTGTTTTGTGTGACACATCAGGAC GTCTTCACACTAACTACAGCCTGATGGAGGAGTTGATAGCATGTAAGAAAGCTGTTGGCAAAGTTGTTCCTGGTGCACCTAAT GAGATCCTTCTAGTGCTAGATGGGAACACTGGTTTGAATATGCTTCCACAAGCAAGAGAGTTTAATGAA GTGGTTGGAATAACTGGTTTGATTTTGACTAAACTTGATGGTTCTGCTAGAGGTGGCTGTGTG GTCAGTGTTGTAGATGAGCTTGGCATCCCTGTAAAGTTTGTAGGTGTTGGAGAAGGTGTTGAAGATCTGCAACCCTTTGACGCTGAGGCCTTTGTTAATGCTGTATTTTCATGA
- the LOC110669459 gene encoding BON1-associated protein 2, translating to MDSAFRSLEITVLSAENLRLDGKSVKKDTFVVVKFDPLNSKSTKADHEGGSNPSWNQKLEMEMPMHAGFITLEVQCRISSANRVIGTATVPASDFLGGYTPVNYLHFLSYRLRDLRGEKNGIINISVKVKGVAVDYMAHAVRKNLSGYPYSSSSSSSSSSSSSSQPTWGVPAGDKNYHGVATGVPIWCASRA from the coding sequence ATGGATTCTGCATTCCGCAGTTTGGAAATCACTGTCTTATCCGCAGAAAATTTACGTCTGGATGGAAAATCTGTGAAAAAAGACACGTTCGTTGTGGTGAAATTTGATCCTCTCAATTCTAAATCAACCAAGGCTGATCACGAAGGGGGGAGCAATCCTTCCTGGAATCAAAAACTCGAAATGGAGATGCCAATGCATGCTGGGTTTATTACCTTAGAAGTGCAATGCAGGATTAGCTCAGCGAATAGAGTAATTGGCACAGCTACGGTTCCTGCTTCTGACTTCTTGGGAGGTTATACCCCAGTAAATTATTTGCATTTCTTGAGTTATAGGCTGAGGGATTTGAGGGGTGAAAAGAACGGTATCATTAATATTTCTGTGAAAGTGAAGGGGGTAGCAGTTGATTACATGGCTCATGCCGTGAGAAAGAATTTGTCTGGTTATccgtattcttcttcttcttcttcttcttcttcctcatcatcGTCGTCGCAGCCAACCTGGGGAGTACCTGCTGGCGACAAGAATTATCATGGAGTAGCAACAGGTGTTCCCATTTGGTGTGCATCTCGTGCTTAA